From one Anopheles cruzii chromosome 3, idAnoCruzAS_RS32_06, whole genome shotgun sequence genomic stretch:
- the LOC128273126 gene encoding uncharacterized protein LOC128273126, translated as MYELLAEEENIALFVKEYVQHQELYYTSALREIQHTMRSMDGLFRRNNKQIFNTPLRDHLKATNRKIAYVIELCVCCLLEKGLYEEGLLRVGCASSKLRRMISAINANYVSPPLADKYSDPHVVAGVLKKYLRSLPDPLLTFDFYPDFVTAAQKPSDAQRKAAILDIVNQLPRENYDNLRYLTRFLAYLAEKNQENKMSPQNIAIVMSPNLLWSPNENDNYMDQVNSTATVNTIVEALVADWSFFFDGEVSFYVSMTRDALFPDNGGFPFDKEQHVRSAGGGGGGGELMSRSMFVTPTTATTAPTVGSMMTAGSSQDELRFGRGDGGKGGGGGGHGGGGGGGRGAAGGPASHSRSSSHDTSLILINHNSNSSSSNSNTNNNSSGGGNGGSTDQLKYRSQSNSSLSDHSSPPQEESSPKLPIRRKHNKQVAPTPPDAASVYHGRGVRGELNNKLHASNSYFRQLNSNSSAAAGGTSHGGDGDEGFASLQHHAYRQAQAEYDRHAQQATVAAATPLLRAESHDNLLKLKSSGHGGDSAVEKMAPPPRPAAISVDSQVLGKLKASVAANAAPTPHQQPKQPNAPNCDSSSSSKENKENNNRGTAAAASAFPPPTKPVALPRTTILGMSSSSAAPAKATSGNGNSGATSDNSDGGDSASNSAAAVVIREKPVIPERPATLLRPMSFKGSIPEISKVSEGTNTVISGLSLGSGGSTSLKKAQSFRGETSTGSSGGSSGGGGGGIIRFGGGSASAASGNNGTVVEKSTADLGTLERTQIYNIDKQQVAFIDVVSEEDTVGRVTGPVRGGSTRKERPEPLPASTAVILDTIAVPQGTPPLAMMESTGSLGSDIQSPVNPVATTGNTSLQHVPQSPRGMDPKIKRPQVPAPPPPVGRPKSSDSTDL; from the exons ATGTacgagctgctggcggaggaGGAAAACATTGCCCTGTTCGTGAAGGAGTACGTCCAGCACCAGGAGCTATACTACACGTCGGCTCTGCGCGAAATACAGCACACGATGCGCAGCATGGACGGCTTGTTCC GGCGGAATAATAAGCAAATCTTCAACACGCCATTGCGCGATCATCTGAAGGCGACGAATCGTAAGATCGCTTACGTGATCGAGCTGTGCGTCTGCTGTCTGCTGGAGAAGGGCCTCTACGAGGAGGGGCTGCTGCGGGTTGGCTGTG CTTCCTCCAAACTGCGGCGCATGATTTCGGCGATCAACGCAAACTACGTATCGCCCCCACTGGCGGACAAGTACAGTGATCCGCACGTCGTGGCCGGCGTCCTGAAGAAGTACCTGCGCAGCCTTCCGGATCCGCTGCTAACGTTCGACTTCTATCCCGACTTCGTGACGGCCGCCCAGAAGCCGAGCGATGCGCAGCGCAAGGCCGCCATCCTGGACATTGTGAACCAGTTGCCGCGCGAAAACTACGACAATCTGCGCTACCTGACGCGCTTCCTCGCGTATCTGGCCGAGAAGAACCAGGAAAACAAGATGTCCCCGCAGAACATTGCGATCGTCATGTCGCCGAACTTGCTGTGGTCACCGAACGAGAACGACAACTACATGGACCAGGTGAACAGTACGGCCACGGTCAACACGATCGTCGAGGCGCTCGTGGCCGACTGGTCGTTCTTCTTCGATGGCGAGGTGAGCTTCTACGTCAGCATGACCCGGGACGCGCTGTTCCCCGACAATGGTGGCTTTCCGTTCGACAAGGAGCAGCACGTGCGgagtgccggcggcggcggcggcggtggtgagcTGATGTCACGGTCAATGTTCgtgacaccgacgacggcaacgacggcgcccaccgtcggttcgatgaTGACCGCAGGCAGTAGTCAGGATGAGCTCCGGTTCGGCCGTGGCGACGGTGGCaaaggcggtggcggcggaggacatggtggtggtggtggtggaggcagAGGCGCAGCAGGAGGACCAGCATCACATTCCCGCAGCAGTAGTCACGATACTAGTCTTATTCTAATcaaccacaacagcaacagcagcagcagcaacagcaacaccaacaacaacagcagcggtggtggtaaCGGCGGAAGTACCGATCAGCTCAAGTACCGGAGTCAATCGAACAGCTCGCTATCGGACCATTCCAGTCCACCGCAGGAGGAGAGCAGCCCGAAACTACCGATCAGGCGCAAGCACAACAAGCAAGTGGCCCCGACGCCACCGGACGCCGCTAGCGTTTATCACGGGCGCGGAGTGCGCGGAGAGTTGAACAATAAGCTTCACGCGAGCAACAGCTACTTTAGGCAGCTGAACAGCAAcagttcggcggcggccggtggaaCTAGCCACGGTGGAGACGGAGACGAAGGGTTTGCCTCGCTACAGCACCACGCGTACCGGCAGGCGCAGGCCGAGTACGATCGACACGCGCAGCAGGcaaccgtggccgccgccacgccgtTGCTGCGTGCCGAGAGTCACGACAATCTGCTGAAACTGAAATCGAGCGGCCATGGCGGCGACAGTGCGGTAGAGAAAatggcgccaccgccacggccggccgccaTCAGCGTGGACAGTCAGGTGCTGGGTAAGCTGAAGGCCAGTGTCGCCGCGAATGCCGCACCAACGCCGCACCAACAACCAAAGCAACCAAATGCTCCCAATTGtgatagtagtagtagtagtaaggagaacaaggaaaacaacaatcggggaacggcagcagcggcgtccGCATTTCCTCCGCCCACAAAGCCTGTCGCCCTGCCCCGCACGACCATTCTCGGGATGagttcgtcgtcggccgccccTGCGAAAGCGACCAGCGGGAATGGCAACAGTGGCGCAACCAGCGACAACAGTGACGGTGGCGATTCCGCGTCCAATTCCGCGGCTGCGGTGGTGATCCGCGAGAAACCCGTCATCCCGGAACGACCTGCCACGCTGCTGCGGCCGATGAGCTTCAAGGGCTCGATACCGGAGATATCGAAAGTGAGTGAGGGAACGAACACCGTCATCAGTGGGCTCTCGCTGGGCAGTGGAGGGTCCACTTCGCTCAAGAAGGCGCAAAGTTTCCGCGGAGAAACGTCCACCGGGAGTAGTGGAGGTTccagtggtggcggtggcggcggcatcatTCGGTTCGGCGGtggttcggcttcggcggcgTCGGGAAACAATGGCACGGTGGTGGAAAAGTCCACGGCCGATCTCGGGACGCTCGAAAGGACGCAAATTTACAATATCGACAAGCAGCAGGTTGCCTTCATCGATGTGGTCAGTGAGGAGGATACGGTGGGTAGAGTGACCGGTCCGGTGAGGGGCGGATCGACACGAAAGGAACGGCCCGAACCGTTACCGGCCAGCACTGCGGTGATCCTCGACACCATCGCCGTGCCACAGGGAACGCCACCGTTGGCCATGATGGAATCGACCGGATCACTCGGGAGCGACATCCAGTCACCGGTGAATCCGGTGGCGACCACCGGCAACACTAGTCTACAGCACGTGCCGCAGTCACCGCGGGGAATGGACCCGAAAATCAAACGGCCACAGGTCCCagctccgccaccaccggtcgggCGACCAAAATCGTCCGACTCGACCGACTTATAA